A single Streptomyces mirabilis DNA region contains:
- a CDS encoding DUF4232 domain-containing protein — MRIRPVLALPAVAAALLLAVPQSGSAAARPAKCAEKAVTVHAHRSADPTLLHLGVTNRSTQACTVDRIPTVVFGDLDGAALPVPAGQNGPYLLEAGRTAYAALRTIADPADPEARRADSIGVSADPSRFGRTFTARELGVGRVVLVWEPVTSWWKSSQAAADRALR, encoded by the coding sequence ATGCGCATCCGACCCGTTCTCGCCCTCCCGGCCGTCGCCGCGGCGCTGCTCCTGGCCGTGCCTCAGAGCGGCTCGGCCGCCGCGCGGCCCGCCAAGTGCGCCGAGAAGGCCGTCACCGTCCACGCCCACCGCTCCGCCGACCCCACCCTGCTGCACCTCGGCGTCACCAACCGCTCCACCCAGGCGTGCACCGTCGATCGCATCCCGACCGTCGTCTTCGGTGACCTCGACGGCGCCGCCCTGCCGGTTCCCGCCGGGCAGAACGGGCCCTACCTGCTCGAGGCGGGCCGGACGGCGTACGCGGCCCTGCGGACCATCGCCGACCCTGCGGATCCGGAGGCCCGCCGGGCGGACTCGATCGGCGTCTCGGCGGACCCCTCGCGCTTCGGCCGTACGTTCACCGCGCGTGAGCTGGGCGTCGGCCGCGTCGTCCTGGTGTGGGAGCCGGTGACCTCGTGGTGGAAGTCCTCGCAGGCGGCCGCCGACCGGGCGCTCAGGTAA
- a CDS encoding alpha/beta hydrolase, producing MLSAHQRWAYAGAGVVTLAMLAAGLPSAVATAAEGPDLSRFYHQQIKWGACKGDAMPADLRCGQVTVPLDYAHPEAGTLDLALARYRATGPSRGSVLLNFGGPGVPGIPQLATGGKDFMPLTNGYDVVTFDPRGVGQSSPVSCGGGAAQTSDTAGSATHDSSPEALLKQVRKDADECAKHSTPVLAHIGTVNASRDLDVMRQALGDKKLNYLGFSYGTRLGAVYASQFPDKTGRMVLDGVDTLTEPLSESGLVSAEGQQTALEDFLTWCSQDTSCPFGQDPRDARQRVARLVDSLDKNPVPTSFGQQFSGQDLVATMGLELFDRKGWPQLERSLASLVQDGDPSGLLQAAGGVALPHATYSGLVDPAKVPPDNLETALLAINCADDPDRPSAAQLTKEIDELRADYLEASPIFGPLRLNELLMCYGRPKGSDYIREKVRDVQTPKMLLVGTRGDPATPYRWTEETAARLGSSAVVLDNKGEGHTGYASSKCVRQKVTDFLLYSSLPDNGSSCGPEDATAP from the coding sequence ATGCTGTCCGCGCACCAACGCTGGGCGTACGCCGGAGCCGGCGTCGTGACACTGGCCATGCTGGCGGCGGGTCTGCCCTCGGCGGTGGCGACGGCCGCCGAGGGCCCCGACCTGTCCCGCTTCTACCACCAGCAGATCAAGTGGGGCGCCTGCAAGGGCGACGCAATGCCCGCGGATCTGCGGTGCGGGCAGGTGACCGTCCCGCTGGACTACGCGCACCCGGAGGCCGGGACGCTCGACCTCGCGCTGGCCCGCTATCGCGCCACAGGCCCGTCGAGGGGATCCGTACTGCTGAACTTCGGCGGCCCCGGCGTCCCGGGCATCCCGCAGCTCGCCACCGGCGGCAAGGACTTCATGCCGCTCACCAACGGCTACGACGTGGTGACCTTCGACCCCCGCGGTGTCGGCCAGTCCTCTCCCGTCAGCTGCGGCGGCGGTGCCGCCCAGACTTCCGACACGGCGGGCTCCGCCACCCACGACAGCAGCCCGGAGGCACTCCTCAAGCAGGTACGGAAGGACGCCGACGAGTGCGCCAAGCACTCCACCCCCGTACTGGCTCACATCGGCACGGTCAACGCCTCCCGGGACCTGGACGTGATGCGCCAGGCCCTCGGCGACAAGAAGCTCAACTACCTGGGATTCTCGTACGGAACGCGCCTGGGCGCGGTGTACGCGAGCCAGTTCCCCGACAAGACGGGCCGCATGGTGCTCGACGGCGTGGACACGCTCACCGAGCCGCTGTCCGAGTCGGGCCTGGTGAGCGCCGAGGGGCAGCAGACCGCCCTGGAGGACTTCCTCACCTGGTGCTCCCAGGACACGTCGTGCCCGTTCGGGCAGGATCCGCGCGATGCCCGTCAGCGGGTCGCCCGGCTCGTCGACTCGCTGGACAAGAATCCGGTGCCGACGAGCTTCGGGCAGCAGTTCTCCGGCCAGGACCTGGTGGCGACCATGGGTCTTGAACTCTTCGACCGCAAGGGGTGGCCGCAGCTCGAACGGTCCCTCGCCTCACTCGTCCAGGACGGCGACCCGAGCGGACTGTTGCAGGCGGCCGGGGGCGTCGCACTGCCCCACGCCACGTACAGCGGGCTGGTCGACCCCGCGAAGGTGCCCCCGGACAACCTCGAGACCGCGCTGCTGGCGATCAACTGCGCGGACGACCCCGATCGGCCCAGCGCCGCGCAGCTCACCAAGGAGATCGACGAACTGAGGGCCGACTACCTGGAGGCGTCGCCGATCTTCGGCCCTCTCCGTCTCAACGAGCTGCTGATGTGCTACGGCCGCCCCAAGGGCAGCGACTACATCCGCGAGAAGGTGCGTGATGTCCAGACGCCGAAGATGCTCCTCGTCGGCACCCGCGGGGACCCGGCGACCCCGTACCGCTGGACCGAGGAGACCGCCGCACGGCTAGGCTCCTCGGCCGTCGTGCTCGACAACAAGGGCGAGGGCCACACCGGGTACGCGTCTTCCAAGTGCGTGCGCCAGAAGGTCACCGACTTCCTGCTGTACAGCTCACTGCCGGACAACGGCAGCTCCTGCGGCCCGGAGGATGCGACGGCCCCTTGA
- a CDS encoding chaplin: MKRVTRNGLIAAAAASGALAVAMPAHADATADGGTAASPGLISGNTLQLPVHVPVNVCGNTVNVAGLLNPAAGNGCANVSEGRGPGVGGRGHGRGGESAGGVARGGTVTRGGAVAVESGKDSPGVLSGNGLQLPVHLPVNVSGNTVNVVGLGDASVGNTSTNTSGDHPQPVKPAPKPHTPPRAYVPQGTPYHAPPRPMASLAHTGADQTMPAIAASAALLLGGAVLYRRYRPTAVR, from the coding sequence ATGAAACGGGTTACCCGAAATGGTTTGATCGCCGCGGCCGCCGCTTCGGGAGCGCTGGCAGTGGCGATGCCGGCCCACGCCGACGCCACGGCGGACGGTGGCACGGCCGCTTCGCCCGGGCTGATCTCCGGCAACACCCTCCAGCTCCCGGTGCACGTCCCCGTGAACGTGTGCGGGAACACCGTGAACGTGGCCGGGCTCCTGAACCCCGCCGCGGGCAACGGCTGCGCGAACGTGAGCGAGGGCCGGGGCCCCGGCGTCGGCGGGAGGGGCCACGGCAGGGGTGGCGAAAGCGCTGGTGGCGTGGCCCGTGGGGGTACCGTCACGCGCGGCGGTGCTGTCGCGGTCGAGAGCGGAAAGGATTCTCCGGGCGTGCTCTCGGGCAACGGCCTCCAGCTCCCGGTACACCTCCCGGTGAACGTCAGCGGCAACACCGTGAACGTGGTCGGCCTCGGCGACGCGTCCGTGGGGAACACGTCCACGAACACCTCCGGCGACCACCCCCAGCCGGTGAAGCCCGCTCCGAAGCCGCACACGCCGCCCAGGGCGTACGTGCCGCAGGGGACGCCGTACCACGCCCCGCCGCGGCCCATGGCCTCCCTCGCCCACACGGGCGCCGACCAGACGATGCCGGCGATCGCCGCGAGCGCCGCCCTGCTCCTCGGGGGCGCCGTGCTGTACCGGCGTTACCGGCCCACGGCGGTCCGCTGA
- a CDS encoding GNAT family N-acetyltransferase, which translates to MSDDDVTLRPVAEYDLPVMERFLTEPETAAPFQWFGWRDPDHWRRKWDENRMLGDDAGHLMVVRGEERLGFVGWRKIRPTPSTYYWNMGIGLLPEARGKGWGTQAQRQLVGYLFAHTTVVRIEADTEAENIAEQRALEKVGFTREGVLRSLSFRDGRWRDGVRYSILRDDLPDMR; encoded by the coding sequence ATGAGTGACGATGACGTGACCCTGCGCCCGGTGGCCGAGTACGACCTGCCCGTCATGGAGCGGTTCCTGACGGAACCCGAGACCGCCGCACCCTTCCAGTGGTTCGGCTGGCGTGACCCGGACCACTGGAGGCGCAAGTGGGACGAGAACCGCATGCTCGGCGACGACGCGGGCCATCTGATGGTCGTGCGCGGCGAGGAGCGGCTGGGCTTCGTCGGGTGGCGGAAGATCCGGCCCACCCCGAGCACGTACTACTGGAACATGGGCATCGGCCTGCTGCCGGAGGCGCGCGGCAAGGGCTGGGGCACGCAGGCCCAGCGCCAGCTGGTCGGGTACCTGTTCGCGCACACGACCGTGGTGCGGATCGAGGCGGACACCGAGGCGGAGAACATCGCCGAGCAACGCGCCCTGGAGAAGGTCGGGTTCACCCGCGAGGGCGTGCTGCGCAGTCTGTCGTTCCGGGACGGCCGGTGGCGCGACGGCGTGCGCTACAGCATCCTGCGCGACGACCTCCCCGACATGCGCTGA
- a CDS encoding GNAT family N-acetyltransferase gives MTSPGPADLVVARASLDDWSVISGWAGDEGWNPGLSDAPSFFAQDPEGFFIGRIDGQPVSAVSVVTYDADYAFLGFYLVRPDLRGRGHGLTTWKTALAHAGGRTVGLDGVVAQQDNYRKSGFELAHRTVRFTGTVPAGQTSPGVRPAEAADFASIAAYDSACCPADRPRFLERWLTGPGHRTFVRVDDGHLTGYAVIRPALDRPRVGPLFADTAEDARALLLTLAADAPGGEVAIDIPESNAPGVALAEEFGLTPSFETARMYTGPVRPFSGGRVYGVTTLELG, from the coding sequence ATGACTTCTCCGGGTCCCGCGGATCTCGTCGTCGCCCGGGCCTCGCTCGACGACTGGTCGGTGATCAGCGGGTGGGCGGGGGACGAGGGATGGAATCCGGGGCTGTCCGACGCACCGAGCTTCTTCGCCCAGGATCCCGAGGGTTTCTTCATCGGCAGGATCGACGGGCAGCCGGTCTCGGCCGTCTCGGTCGTGACGTACGACGCCGACTACGCCTTCCTGGGCTTCTATCTCGTACGACCGGATCTGCGCGGCCGCGGCCACGGCCTCACCACCTGGAAGACGGCCCTCGCCCACGCCGGCGGCCGGACCGTCGGTCTGGACGGTGTGGTGGCGCAGCAGGACAACTACCGCAAGTCCGGCTTCGAACTCGCCCACCGCACCGTCCGGTTCACCGGAACCGTGCCGGCGGGGCAGACGTCACCGGGGGTGCGGCCCGCGGAAGCGGCCGACTTCGCGTCCATCGCGGCGTACGACAGTGCCTGCTGCCCGGCCGACCGCCCCCGCTTCCTGGAGCGGTGGCTCACCGGTCCCGGCCACCGCACCTTCGTCCGCGTCGACGACGGCCACCTCACCGGCTACGCGGTGATCCGACCCGCCCTCGACCGCCCGCGCGTCGGCCCGCTGTTCGCCGACACCGCCGAGGACGCCCGCGCCCTCCTGCTGACGCTGGCCGCCGACGCTCCCGGCGGCGAGGTCGCCATCGACATCCCCGAGTCGAACGCGCCGGGCGTCGCCCTCGCCGAGGAGTTCGGTCTCACCCCCTCCTTCGAAACGGCCCGGATGTACACCGGCCCGGTCAGGCCGTTCAGCGGCGGCCGCGTCTACGGGGTCACCACGCTGGAGCTCGGCTAG
- a CDS encoding aldo/keto reductase: MKYRTLGRTGIKVSPYCLGAMMFGAIGNPDHDDSVRIIHKALDAGINFVDTADAYSRGESEEIVGKALKGRRDDVVLATKAHLPMGDDPNQQGNSRRWLVRALEDSLRRLGTDHVDLFQIHRPAPDTDVEETLSALTDLVRAGKVRAVGTSSFPASDVIEAQWVAERRGLVRFRSEQPTYSILNRGIEREVLPVCERYGMGTLVYSPLAGGLLTGRYRKGRQADSHRAAFGFKHLSDERRLDAVEQLIPLAEKAGMPLTHLAMAFAIAHPGVTSAIIGPRTMAHLDDLLAGAQTTLTDEILDQIDAIVPPGTDIGTLDMAYNPPAIQQTALRRRQPDERSAA, from the coding sequence ATGAAGTACCGCACACTGGGCCGAACCGGCATCAAGGTCAGTCCGTACTGTCTGGGCGCGATGATGTTCGGCGCCATCGGCAACCCCGACCACGACGACTCCGTCCGGATCATCCACAAGGCGCTGGACGCGGGCATCAACTTCGTCGACACCGCGGACGCCTACTCACGCGGCGAGTCCGAGGAAATCGTCGGCAAGGCCCTCAAGGGCCGCCGGGACGACGTCGTGCTCGCCACCAAGGCCCACCTCCCCATGGGGGACGACCCCAACCAGCAGGGCAACTCGCGGCGCTGGCTGGTCCGCGCGCTGGAGGACTCCCTGCGCCGGCTCGGAACCGACCACGTGGACCTGTTCCAGATCCACCGGCCCGCCCCGGACACCGACGTGGAAGAGACCCTCTCGGCCCTCACCGACCTGGTGCGCGCGGGCAAGGTCCGGGCCGTCGGCACCTCCTCCTTCCCCGCCTCGGACGTCATCGAGGCACAGTGGGTCGCCGAGCGGCGCGGCCTGGTGCGGTTCCGCAGCGAGCAGCCGACGTACTCGATCCTCAACCGCGGCATCGAGCGCGAGGTGCTGCCCGTCTGCGAGCGCTACGGCATGGGCACCCTGGTCTACAGCCCGCTCGCGGGCGGCCTGCTGACCGGCCGCTACCGCAAGGGCCGGCAGGCCGACAGCCACCGTGCCGCCTTCGGCTTCAAGCACCTCAGCGACGAGCGCCGGCTCGACGCCGTCGAACAGCTCATCCCCCTGGCCGAGAAGGCGGGGATGCCGCTGACGCACCTGGCCATGGCGTTCGCGATCGCCCACCCCGGCGTCACCTCCGCGATCATCGGACCGCGCACGATGGCCCACTTGGACGACCTCCTCGCGGGCGCGCAGACCACTCTGACCGACGAGATCCTCGACCAGATCGACGCGATCGTGCCGCCCGGCACCGACATCGGGACGCTCGACATGGCCTACAACCCACCCGCCATCCAGCAGACCGCCCTGCGCCGCCGCCAGCCCGACGAACGCTCCGCCGCCTGA
- a CDS encoding TetR/AcrR family transcriptional regulator: MSEETAREAGAAAAEGQPRKRLRADAQRSTDALLTAAAEVFATSGVDAPVREITAKAGVGAGTLYRHFPQRADLIAAVFRHEVDACADAAPSLAARYEPAEALAKWLQRFAGFIATKRGLSAALHSGDPAYDTLPSYFQQRFMPVLGALLDTAAKAGEIRSDVDPEDLLVATRNLTLPAQEDDNGHTPRMIALLVDGLRYGAPTRESR, translated from the coding sequence GTGAGCGAGGAAACGGCTCGGGAAGCCGGCGCCGCCGCGGCGGAAGGGCAGCCCCGTAAGCGGCTGCGTGCCGACGCGCAACGCAGCACCGACGCCCTGCTCACGGCGGCCGCGGAAGTCTTCGCCACCTCGGGAGTCGACGCACCCGTGCGTGAGATCACCGCCAAGGCGGGCGTGGGGGCCGGCACCCTCTACCGCCACTTCCCGCAACGCGCGGACCTCATCGCCGCGGTCTTCCGCCACGAAGTCGACGCCTGCGCCGACGCCGCGCCCTCCCTGGCGGCGCGATACGAACCGGCCGAAGCGCTCGCCAAGTGGCTCCAGCGCTTCGCGGGCTTCATCGCCACGAAACGCGGACTCAGTGCGGCCCTGCACTCGGGGGACCCGGCCTACGACACCCTGCCCTCCTACTTTCAGCAGCGCTTCATGCCCGTCCTCGGCGCGCTCCTCGACACCGCGGCGAAGGCCGGCGAGATCCGCTCCGACGTCGACCCCGAAGACCTCCTCGTAGCCACACGCAATCTGACCCTGCCCGCCCAGGAAGACGACAACGGCCACACCCCACGCATGATCGCCCTGCTCGTCGACGGACTCCGCTACGGCGCCCCCACCCGGGAATCCCGCTGA
- a CDS encoding MFS transporter, whose protein sequence is MSLAPPAKGIALPVSGPPLPGLLALSTVAFTAVLTELLPAGLLPRMAPALGVSEGRVGFLVTGYALASFLAAVPLTTALRGLPRRRVLTGTLLGFAFCNAVTAVSSWYALTFAARLGAGVMGGTLWAMLVGYAARMVPAERRGRAIAIVLGGITLALSLGVPAGTALADAVGWRAAFGVLSVLAALLVFWVRWRVPGLPGEPAGARVPLRRVAALPGIVTVLSVTLLLLLGHQVMYTYVAPFAEHAGFGHTGLVLLVFGVATVVGIWIVGALVDAHLRRTLLTALALIACAMAALALSAGDPLVLLVSVALWGAAFGGAPALIQTALVDASGPTHADVATSLQTTVYNAGIAAGSLTGGLVLESAGATALPWTSLPLIAAAVGVVAVGRRRAFPARRPV, encoded by the coding sequence ATGTCGCTCGCACCGCCCGCCAAGGGCATCGCCCTGCCCGTCTCCGGGCCGCCGCTCCCGGGGCTGCTCGCCCTGTCCACGGTCGCCTTCACCGCCGTACTGACCGAACTGCTGCCCGCCGGTCTGCTGCCGCGGATGGCTCCGGCCCTGGGGGTGTCCGAGGGGCGGGTCGGTTTCCTGGTGACCGGTTACGCGCTCGCGTCCTTCCTCGCCGCGGTGCCCCTCACGACAGCGCTGCGCGGACTGCCGCGCCGCCGGGTACTGACCGGCACCCTCCTGGGTTTCGCCTTCTGCAACGCCGTCACCGCGGTGTCGTCCTGGTACGCGCTCACCTTCGCGGCCCGGCTCGGGGCCGGGGTCATGGGTGGCACGCTGTGGGCGATGCTCGTCGGGTATGCGGCCCGGATGGTGCCCGCCGAGCGGCGCGGCCGTGCCATCGCGATCGTCCTCGGGGGCATCACCCTCGCCCTGTCGCTGGGCGTGCCCGCGGGCACCGCGCTGGCGGACGCCGTCGGCTGGCGCGCGGCCTTCGGCGTGCTGTCCGTACTCGCCGCGCTGCTCGTGTTCTGGGTGCGGTGGCGGGTGCCGGGCCTGCCCGGCGAGCCGGCGGGCGCGCGGGTGCCCCTGCGCCGGGTCGCCGCGCTGCCCGGCATCGTGACCGTCCTTTCCGTGACCCTGCTCCTGCTGCTGGGGCACCAGGTGATGTACACGTACGTCGCCCCCTTCGCCGAGCACGCCGGTTTCGGCCACACCGGTCTCGTCCTGCTGGTGTTCGGGGTGGCCACGGTGGTGGGGATCTGGATCGTCGGGGCCCTGGTGGACGCGCACCTGCGCCGTACGCTGCTGACGGCCCTGGCCCTGATCGCCTGCGCGATGGCGGCGCTGGCCTTGTCCGCGGGGGACCCCCTCGTGCTCCTCGTCTCGGTCGCCCTGTGGGGCGCCGCGTTCGGCGGAGCGCCGGCGCTGATCCAGACCGCGCTGGTCGACGCCTCCGGCCCCACCCACGCCGACGTGGCCACCTCCCTGCAGACCACCGTCTACAACGCCGGCATCGCGGCCGGTTCCCTCACCGGAGGACTCGTCCTGGAGAGCGCGGGAGCCACGGCTCTTCCCTGGACGTCACTCCCGCTGATCGCCGCCGCGGTCGGTGTGGTGGCGGTGGGGCGGCGGCGGGCGTTCCCCGCGCGGCGCCCCGTCTGA
- a CDS encoding MerR family transcriptional regulator, which produces MRIGELSRRTGVPTRMLRYYEEQGLLRPERAANGYRSYGEGAVPCVRQIRGLLDSGLTTEIIRVILPFLSDPGEIHLHPECLTQETAALLRGEIDRIQSRIDCLARNRDALRAYLDAVQPGVLRP; this is translated from the coding sequence ATGAGGATCGGTGAGCTGTCGCGCCGCACCGGCGTCCCCACCCGGATGCTGCGCTACTACGAGGAACAGGGCCTGCTGCGACCCGAGCGGGCCGCCAACGGCTATCGCTCGTACGGCGAGGGAGCCGTCCCGTGCGTACGGCAGATCCGCGGGCTGCTCGACTCCGGGCTCACCACCGAGATCATCCGTGTCATCCTGCCGTTCCTGTCCGACCCCGGCGAGATCCATCTCCATCCCGAGTGCCTGACCCAGGAGACCGCCGCACTCCTGCGGGGCGAGATCGACCGCATCCAGAGCCGCATCGACTGCCTGGCCCGCAACCGGGACGCGCTGCGGGCCTATCTCGACGCGGTTCAGCCGGGGGTACTGCGGCCGTGA
- a CDS encoding MBL fold metallo-hydrolase yields the protein MREDAIVEVAAGIHLVHGSNTNWVILTEGDAVTLIDTGYPGDRPDVLASLDALGHSPEAISAVLITHAHNDHVGSAEYLSSAYGVPVHLHEEEVAHARRDFLQQVSVGEVMRQAWRPGVLPWAVHALRSGGKADVRMTRPEPFPGEGALDLPGGPVPVHTPGHTAGHCVYHLPDAGIVISGDALVSGHPTSRIRGPQLLPDMFHAERANALASLKLIETLAADVLLPGHGPVHHGSVSEAAQRARALAN from the coding sequence ATGCGCGAGGACGCGATCGTCGAGGTAGCGGCCGGAATCCATCTGGTTCACGGCAGCAACACCAACTGGGTGATCCTGACCGAGGGGGACGCCGTCACCCTGATCGACACCGGATATCCGGGCGACCGCCCGGACGTCCTCGCCTCTCTCGACGCGCTAGGCCACTCCCCCGAGGCCATCAGCGCCGTACTCATCACCCACGCGCACAACGACCATGTCGGGTCGGCCGAGTACCTGAGCAGCGCCTACGGCGTCCCGGTCCATCTGCACGAGGAGGAGGTGGCGCACGCGCGCCGCGATTTCCTCCAGCAGGTGAGCGTGGGTGAGGTGATGCGCCAGGCCTGGCGCCCCGGCGTGCTGCCCTGGGCGGTGCACGCGCTCCGGTCCGGCGGCAAGGCGGACGTCCGGATGACCCGGCCCGAGCCGTTCCCCGGCGAGGGGGCGCTCGATCTTCCCGGCGGTCCGGTGCCGGTGCACACCCCCGGGCACACCGCCGGACACTGCGTCTACCACCTGCCGGACGCCGGCATCGTGATCTCCGGCGACGCCCTGGTCAGCGGTCACCCCACCTCGCGGATACGGGGACCGCAACTGCTGCCCGACATGTTCCACGCCGAGCGTGCGAACGCCCTCGCGTCGCTGAAGCTCATCGAGACACTCGCGGCGGACGTCCTCCTGCCCGGGCACGGCCCGGTGCACCACGGATCCGTGAGCGAGGCGGCCCAGCGCGCCCGGGCACTCGCCAACTGA
- a CDS encoding ricin-type beta-trefoil lectin domain protein, giving the protein MSPHSHTTRLRGLLKRAAVHGAVLGLAVAGLAGVGRSATPLTAEPTAVSTNQIGVAPAPMGWASWNTFASVIDYNTIKAQADALVSSGMAAAGYKYVNIDEGWWLGTRDSSGNITVDTAKWPGGMKAIVDYIHRKGLKAGVYTDAGKNGCGYYYPTPSGTPAAPNTGMEGHNQQDLETFQNWGFDFLKIDWCGGDAEGLDQETTYKAIRDANTAATAVTGRSLVLSLCEWGTGNPWNWAAGTGAMWRTSTDIVYYPDNPTMTNILANFDKSLHPAAQHTGYYNDPDMMTVGMNGLSAAQNRTHMGLWAISGAPLLAGNNLATMSSTTASILTNSEVIAIDQDPRGLQGVKVAEDGTGLQVYSKILSGTGKRAVLLLNRTSAAANITARWQDMGLTTASAAVRNVWSASNAGSYATSYTTSVPAGEGVLLTVSGTEASGTTYEDTTSATTPAFTGVTASAAGTKLIDITYANGGTADRKATLQVGGQYAQTLAFPPTGSATTYRTVSVLASLAKGSNTLTFGASGTAPDIDAVAVRAVPGTNGTAVVGTGAGRCLDFFKNTITNNSQAELWDCGGGQNQTFSHTSRSELVVYGNKCLDAYNSGTANGTKVVLWDCNGGTNQKWTFNSNGTVTNNVSGLCLDAVGAATANGTLIDLWSCNGGSNQQWTRN; this is encoded by the coding sequence ATGTCCCCCCATTCGCACACAACGCGCCTCAGGGGCCTCCTGAAGCGCGCAGCCGTTCATGGCGCCGTCCTGGGCCTGGCCGTCGCCGGATTGGCCGGAGTCGGACGCTCCGCCACTCCGCTCACCGCCGAGCCGACCGCCGTCAGCACCAACCAGATCGGCGTCGCCCCGGCCCCGATGGGCTGGGCGTCCTGGAACACCTTCGCCAGCGTCATCGACTACAACACCATCAAGGCCCAGGCCGACGCCCTCGTGTCGTCGGGCATGGCCGCCGCGGGCTACAAATACGTCAACATCGACGAGGGCTGGTGGCTGGGCACCCGCGACAGCAGCGGCAACATCACCGTCGACACCGCCAAGTGGCCCGGCGGGATGAAGGCCATCGTCGACTACATCCACCGCAAGGGCCTCAAGGCCGGTGTCTACACCGACGCGGGCAAGAACGGCTGCGGCTATTACTACCCGACCCCCTCGGGCACGCCCGCCGCCCCCAACACCGGCATGGAAGGGCACAACCAGCAGGACCTGGAGACCTTCCAGAACTGGGGCTTCGACTTCCTGAAGATCGACTGGTGCGGCGGTGACGCAGAGGGACTCGACCAGGAGACGACGTACAAGGCGATCCGCGACGCCAACACCGCCGCGACCGCCGTCACCGGCCGCTCACTCGTGCTGTCACTGTGCGAGTGGGGCACGGGCAACCCCTGGAACTGGGCCGCCGGCACGGGTGCGATGTGGCGCACCAGCACCGACATCGTCTACTACCCCGACAACCCGACGATGACCAACATCCTGGCCAACTTCGACAAGTCGCTGCACCCCGCCGCCCAGCACACCGGCTACTACAACGACCCGGACATGATGACGGTCGGCATGAACGGCCTGAGCGCCGCCCAGAACCGCACCCACATGGGCCTGTGGGCGATCTCCGGCGCCCCCCTGCTCGCGGGCAACAACCTGGCCACCATGAGTTCGACGACCGCCTCGATCCTCACCAACTCCGAGGTCATCGCGATCGACCAGGACCCGCGCGGCCTCCAGGGCGTCAAGGTCGCCGAGGACGGCACCGGCCTGCAGGTCTACAGCAAGATCCTCTCCGGGACCGGAAAGCGCGCGGTCCTGCTGCTGAACCGTACGTCCGCCGCGGCGAACATCACCGCCCGCTGGCAGGACATGGGTCTGACCACCGCCTCCGCCGCCGTACGCAACGTCTGGTCGGCGTCCAACGCCGGTTCGTACGCGACGAGTTACACGACCAGCGTCCCCGCGGGCGAGGGTGTGCTGCTCACCGTCTCCGGCACCGAGGCGTCCGGGACGACGTACGAGGACACCACCTCCGCGACGACCCCGGCCTTCACCGGAGTCACGGCGTCGGCCGCGGGGACCAAGCTGATCGACATCACCTACGCCAACGGCGGCACCGCCGACCGCAAGGCGACGCTTCAGGTGGGTGGCCAGTACGCGCAGACGCTGGCCTTCCCGCCCACCGGCTCGGCGACCACCTACCGGACCGTCTCCGTCCTCGCGTCCCTGGCGAAGGGCTCCAACACGCTGACCTTCGGGGCCTCGGGCACCGCGCCCGACATCGACGCCGTGGCCGTGCGCGCCGTCCCGGGCACCAACGGGACGGCGGTCGTCGGTACCGGGGCCGGACGGTGCCTGGACTTCTTCAAGAACACGATCACCAACAACAGCCAGGCCGAACTGTGGGACTGCGGCGGTGGCCAGAACCAGACGTTCAGCCACACCTCGCGCAGTGAACTGGTGGTCTACGGCAACAAGTGCCTCGACGCCTACAACAGCGGTACCGCCAACGGCACCAAGGTCGTCCTGTGGGACTGCAACGGCGGCACCAACCAGAAGTGGACCTTCAACTCCAACGGAACCGTCACCAACAACGTCTCGGGTCTGTGCCTGGACGCGGTGGGCGCCGCGACGGCCAACGGAACCCTGATCGACCTCTGGTCGTGCAACGGCGGATCCAACCAGCAGTGGACCCGCAACTGA